One genomic region from Nitrospira sp. CR1.1 encodes:
- a CDS encoding PAS domain S-box protein, whose product MQMETTIESPLEADFCVSTPAIRNLYMPNHMPDPGDITPSIPQSGFPLDFMLAHLAAIVECSDDAIISKDLNGTITSWNRGAQHLFGYAAPEMIGQPVKRLIPEDRLNEEPRILERLRMGERIDHYETVRRRKDGTLIEISLSVSPIKNQEGRIVGASKIARGISDLKQGERNLANLLETLPAAVYTTDAEGRITRYNQAALDLWGRQPPLGVSRWSGSWRQYWTDGRLMPASECPLAQSLALNRPIRGLETIIERPDGARLPVASHTALLRNASGAAIGGVDILVDLTEQKRAERELQNSAAELERRIVERTGELLLSQERLRALASDLTLTEQRERRHLATELHDYLAQLVVASRIRLAQVIPTIHDASASVALSKIDEMLDQALTYTRSLVAELSPHILYQFGLSQSLVWLGEQMKHHGLDVAVKTMAPPFTLQDDQAVLLFQSVRELLFNVIKHAKVDRAAVTINVDEDRQELWICVEDEGIGFDVMEPGITKNTRAHFGLLSIRERMELLGGECDVSSVQGSGTAAILRLPLASVSVQSAFALTPEAPHAPPPSPKASSRNISILLVDDHAMVRQGLRSILNAYDNLTVVGEGADGQDAVMMARSLHPDVVIMDVNLPIIDGIEATRILTQEHQSITVIGISVRNDPQVQYAMTGAGAVAFLPKESAADQLYEVIVRHFPVQA is encoded by the coding sequence ATGCAGATGGAGACAACGATAGAGTCGCCGTTAGAAGCAGACTTTTGTGTCTCCACGCCTGCAATCAGGAACCTATATATGCCCAACCATATGCCAGACCCTGGCGACATCACCCCGTCCATTCCCCAATCCGGGTTTCCGCTGGATTTCATGCTGGCGCACCTGGCAGCCATCGTGGAATGTTCCGACGATGCCATCATTTCCAAGGATCTCAACGGGACGATCACCAGTTGGAACAGAGGCGCCCAACACCTGTTCGGTTATGCGGCCCCTGAAATGATCGGGCAACCAGTGAAGCGCCTGATCCCGGAAGACCGATTGAACGAAGAGCCGCGCATTCTGGAACGACTTCGCATGGGGGAGCGCATCGATCATTATGAAACCGTGCGGCGACGCAAAGACGGGACCTTGATCGAGATCTCGCTTTCCGTATCGCCGATCAAGAATCAGGAAGGGCGGATCGTCGGGGCGTCGAAAATCGCGCGGGGGATATCTGATCTGAAACAGGGTGAACGGAACCTGGCCAATCTGCTGGAGACTCTGCCGGCCGCCGTCTATACCACCGATGCCGAAGGCCGGATTACCCGGTATAACCAGGCGGCCCTCGATCTCTGGGGCCGCCAGCCGCCCCTCGGGGTCTCCCGCTGGTCCGGCTCCTGGCGCCAATACTGGACCGACGGACGACTCATGCCGGCGTCGGAATGTCCCTTGGCGCAATCGCTCGCACTCAATCGCCCGATCCGCGGCCTGGAGACCATCATCGAACGGCCGGACGGCGCCCGCCTCCCGGTCGCCTCTCACACCGCGCTTCTTCGCAACGCGTCCGGCGCTGCGATCGGCGGAGTGGACATCCTGGTAGATCTGACCGAACAGAAACGGGCTGAACGGGAACTGCAGAATTCCGCCGCCGAACTCGAGCGGCGGATCGTCGAACGCACGGGAGAACTGCTCCTCTCGCAGGAACGCCTGCGGGCCTTGGCCTCCGACCTGACTCTGACTGAGCAACGGGAACGTCGGCATCTCGCGACTGAATTGCACGACTACCTGGCACAGCTTGTGGTGGCGAGCCGGATCCGGCTCGCGCAAGTCATTCCGACCATTCATGATGCCTCAGCCTCGGTTGCTCTGTCGAAAATCGATGAGATGCTCGATCAGGCGTTGACCTACACCCGTTCGTTGGTCGCCGAGCTGAGTCCCCATATTCTGTACCAATTCGGGCTGTCGCAGTCGCTGGTCTGGCTGGGTGAACAGATGAAGCACCATGGTCTTGACGTGGCTGTCAAAACGATGGCGCCGCCGTTCACCCTGCAGGACGATCAAGCCGTGTTGTTATTCCAGTCGGTTCGCGAACTCCTCTTTAATGTCATCAAACATGCCAAGGTCGACCGCGCCGCTGTGACCATTAATGTGGATGAAGATCGTCAAGAGTTGTGGATTTGCGTGGAAGATGAAGGAATCGGGTTTGATGTCATGGAACCTGGCATCACGAAGAACACCAGGGCTCACTTCGGCCTACTGAGCATCAGGGAACGCATGGAGCTGCTCGGAGGCGAGTGCGATGTGTCGTCCGTCCAGGGAAGCGGCACGGCGGCCATCCTCCGGCTTCCCCTGGCATCCGTCTCCGTCCAATCTGCATTCGCGCTCACCCCGGAAGCTCCGCATGCGCCGCCGCCTTCCCCCAAAGCCTCATCGCGCAACATTTCCATACTTCTCGTGGACGATCATGCCATGGTCCGGCAGGGTCTTCGCAGCATACTCAACGCGTACGACAATCTGACGGTGGTTGGGGAAGGAGCTGACGGCCAGGACGCCGTCATGATGGCTCGCTCGCTACATCCGGACGTCGTCATTATGGATGTGAATCTCCCCATCATCGACGGCATCGAGGCCACGCGCATTCTCACTCAAGAACATCAATCCATCACCGTGATCGGCATTTCCGTTCGCAATGACCCGCAAGTTCAATACGCCATGACCGGGGCGGGGGCGGTCGCCTTTCTGCCCAAAGAATCCGCGGCTGATCAGCTGTACGAAGTGATCGTTCGCCATTTTCCTGTCCAAGCCTAA
- a CDS encoding four-helix bundle copper-binding protein, with the protein MLTRMAASVHSVDGHRLECIQACLDCARICNTCGDEITGLEMPEEEVERHLRIRCIRLCRDCADICILAAQWMGRTSACDVRLCAFCIEMRELCAGVCEQRAPHQAMCGECAKECRRCAELCHKMVLESVPSSTGGTA; encoded by the coding sequence ATGTTAACGAGGATGGCCGCATCGGTTCACTCAGTGGACGGGCACCGGCTCGAGTGCATTCAGGCCTGTTTGGACTGCGCGCGCATTTGCAATACGTGTGGCGACGAGATAACCGGCTTGGAAATGCCGGAGGAGGAAGTGGAGCGGCACCTGAGGATTCGCTGCATCAGGCTCTGCCGCGATTGCGCGGACATCTGCATCCTTGCGGCACAATGGATGGGACGGACCTCGGCTTGTGACGTCCGCCTCTGTGCGTTCTGCATCGAGATGCGTGAACTCTGTGCCGGAGTCTGTGAACAGCGTGCGCCGCACCAGGCCATGTGCGGCGAGTGCGCCAAAGAATGCCGGCGCTGCGCCGAACTCTGCCACAAGATGGTGCTGGAATCCGTGCCGAGTTCGACCGGCGGAACGGCCTAA